In Quadrisphaera sp. DSM 44207, one DNA window encodes the following:
- a CDS encoding ATP-binding protein: MQVRSSEDPGAGTGASGTPVRGRFPAVPSSVRLARVLVREVLERHGVQEDLVPPAELLTSELVTNAVRYGGAGALSVRIAVTASEVTVSVSDASRTRPAVGPPREDGGRGLQIVDTLATAWGSEPAPDGKTVWFQLYRTAG; encoded by the coding sequence GTGCAGGTCCGATCCAGCGAGGACCCGGGAGCCGGGACCGGAGCCTCGGGCACCCCGGTGCGGGGCCGCTTCCCCGCTGTTCCCTCCTCGGTGCGCCTGGCCCGCGTGCTGGTGCGCGAGGTGCTGGAGCGCCACGGCGTGCAGGAGGACCTCGTGCCCCCCGCCGAGCTGCTCACCTCCGAGCTGGTGACGAACGCCGTGCGCTACGGCGGCGCCGGCGCCCTGTCCGTGCGGATCGCCGTGACGGCGTCGGAGGTGACGGTCAGCGTCTCGGACGCCTCGCGCACGCGCCCCGCGGTCGGCCCGCCGCGCGAGGACGGCGGGCGCGGGCTGCAGATCGTCGACACCCTCGCCACCGCGTGGGGCAGCGAGCCCGCCCCGGACGGCAAGACCGTCTGGTTCCAGCTCTACCGCACCGCCGGCTGA